TTCAGCAGAACTTGGCATCACAAGACCAAGCGTTTTGGTTGAGCTATTCGCAAGACTTCTTGCGTTCAGATTAGGATGATAACCTAATTCCTCCATCGCTTCTCTTACCCGTCTTTTTGTTTTTTCACTTATTCTTGTATTGTTTGCAATAACTCTTGAAACCGTTGATGGTGCTACATTGGCTAGTTTTGCTACATCCTTAATCGTGACTGCCATAATCCTTCCTCCTGATCTATCTTCTACATATTATTGTAAACGAAATGCACTTCCTTTTCCAATGGCATGCTACAATAAAAAAGCCTTATATTTAGACACAATGCTTTTCATAATTACGTACACTGTTACATTAATAACCTTCCATTAATTTATCTATTTAAAATTGACTAGAGTGATAAATTTTAATAGATCTTATTCAATCCCAAAAATATAAAACATACAACTAGCACAGGCACACAGGCAGCTTTAAAAAAAGTCTAATATATATAGTACATCTTTAAGGAAGACTGATATTCTTTGTCCTCAAATTATAAAAGGAGACGTTATTACTATTGAAATCCTTGTTGTCCAATTTCATGATTTATCTTCTCCATGTAAAAAGGGTGAATTAATTTCTTCTGTTTTTAAAGCTCCTAACTTACGAAACTAATTTACGTAAAAATATCTTATAATACAGAAAAGCCGCTGGATACAAAGGTTCCAACAGCTTTCTACATAACGATATACCCAGCCTATTAGAATCTTAAAAACTTAGCTTACCCTTTAATAATATCTATCTTTCTTATCCTCATGACGTTTTTTTTCAAAATAGTATTTATCTTCTTGATAGTCTCTATCTTTTTTAGTACACTTACCAAACATAAATTCATCCCAGTTCATATCATGTTTGCTTTCAACATAATATTTATTCTCGCGTTTATCTTCTTTACAACATCTGTCTTTCTTATCTTCACGTTTTCTTTCAAAATAGTATTTATCTTCTTGATCATCTCTATCTTTCTTATTACATTTACCAAACATAAACTCATCCCAGTTCATAAGTTATCACTCCTAAAGTGAAAAATGACTTGCAATGTATTATACGTTTTTTTTAAAAATATGCTTGTACGAATAACTAGTTTTAAGCATTATGCCCTTTAGAGATAAGCTCATATTAATGAACCCTTCGATCATACTTCTTCATGTATGATCGAAGGGTTTATCTATTATTCTTAACTTTAAACATCCTCTTTCTTTTAATGTAAGGGCAGAAAATCAAGGGGAAATGAAGTAATGAACCATCATATTAAATTCGTTTGTACGATTTCCCTCACTATCAAACAAATAATCCATTCTTAACAATGTAAATCCATCAAACCCATGAGTAGAAATCTTTTCTGATGCATTTTTAAATCCCCACTCGTTTCCTGTTAAAGCAAGAGCATTTTCTCCATTTAACGAAATCCCTCGTTCCTTTGCTAGATTAGCAATTTGAGCAACTAATGTTTCAGGAGCACTATAGTAAGGGGATTCGTATGCTTGATTATCCTTCATCTCTAGGCATGTAAAAGTAAGGGCTAAGCGGGATGCTTTAAATTGATCAAGCAGTTTAGCATAGTTATAGTATCCTGCGCTATATTCAGCAGAGTGTGGCATAACCGGATCATTCATCTTCCAATGAACGCCTGAAATTTTAGCTCCAATTGGCACGTTAAAAAGAGGATCAAAGCGCTTATGAGCGGCTTTCGCTATTTTTGATAAGTGCTGTTCAAGAGCTCCTTGATACCATATCATAAAATCTTTTCCATACTGAGAATAATAGACTTCACTATTTGTAAAAAAAGCATCCGCATTATGCGGTGGCTCTATATCTTCCCAATTTTTCAGTTTCTTTCCCCAAGCATTGTTCACATTTTTTAACGTAGCATACTTTTTACGCATTGCCTTTTGAAAATCTCGTTCCGCTCCTTCTGAATAGGCTTGAAGCTTCCCTCGTTCAGGATATTCCCAACTGTCCCCACCTTGATATGAGGGATATCTTATTTCACCTGCAGGCCCTCCGCTTAGATAGATTTTTACAATAAGCTCCCTTTTATCTAAAAAATGACGTGCGAATGATTTATACAATTCGTCATATTGCTTTTCCGTTCCTTTCCACCATGGTGCAAGAGCTTCTCGATTGATATAGCCACTCTCACTTTTAAAAGCCATGTTTTCTATTTTGTCTTCATTCCATAACCACGTTGGAATAGGATAGTCACATTGATCTCCAACATTTCCACCACATTGGTGAGTAGATAAAATAGGAACCCATTTTAATCCAGAAGTTTCAACAACTTCAGCATATTTTCTATAATAACTCCAATCAAACTGATTATCCCCTTCTCCTTCAACAAGCCCCCACCATATATCTGTTGTTAAAGCATATACGCCATTTTCCTTTAATTGTTCTAACTTTCTCTTAAAATCTTCCCAATCTGTAATTTTTTCTAAAGGAGCCATAACATATAGCTTATAATTTTCGTTGGTTTCAGCTTGTGTTGGCGAAAGAAAAGCTGTAAAAACGAGTGAAAGAGCTAAGAAAGCACACCATAATTTTTTCATTGATTAAACTCTCCTTCTTTATTGTAGTGGAAAAATAAATGATGCATTCAATAAGAAAAAACACAAGCGATCCCCTTTAACAGGAACCTTCACTTGTGTTTTATCTGTGCTGCACCGTTTATATTTTTACTTCTATTCCAAAATGATCAGATATAATAGGTTGTTCCCTTCCATTAAAAACCGTTTTTAAACAGCGTGGTTGAATTGAAACGTTTGAAAGAATAAGATCAAGACGGAGGTTTTGCGTATTTTGACTCCACCCATCTATCTTCCCCTCCACTGTTATTCCATGATCTTTTTCTTCTGCCTGATTGTACAAGTCGTAAAGCCCCTGACTTAGTAAGTAATCATAGCCTTCTCCTTTTATACTCGCATCATTGTTGAAGTCTCCCATTAAATAAAAAGCTTGCTCTCTTTTAATATTTGCAAGAAGGGTATCAACTTGAAACTGAAACGGCTCTTCTTTATCATCCCACCAGCCAAGATGACAAGAATAAAATGTGATGTTTTCTCCCTTATAAGAAATGCGAGCTCCAACAACTTTTCTTGTTTTCCAAAAATTCTGGTCTTCACTTTTAGAAATGAAAAAGGAAGACCATTCATTAACAGGATGTCTTGTAAGAAGAGCTACTCCTTCCTCAAATACGCTGTAGCCTATATGAGAAAAATCCCATATAAATTCGTAATGTTTCTTTCCCCTTCTTTCAAGCTCTTTTTTCAATAAAAAAGCATAATTGTCTTCTCTTACATTTTCATGAATGAATGCTGAATCTTTATGCTGACTAACTTCTTGGAGAGCAATCACATCATACTCTTCATTGCTAACCTTTTCAGCGAGTAAGGCTAGTTTATCTAACTGATTGTCTTCCTGCCATGAATGACAATTTAATGTAAGCAGCTTCATCCTGCTATGCCCCTAACACATCTTGAATGTCTGATTTTAATACATCTGCTTTTGGTCCATAAATAGCTTGAACACCTTTATCTTTTAGAATAAGACCAAGCGCTCCGTTCTTCTTCCATTCTTGTTCATCTGCTACAAGGTTTGTATCTTTTACTGTTACGCGTAAGCGAGTCATACAAGCATCAACTTCTTCAATATTCCCTTGCCCTCCTAAAAGGCCAATAATAACAGGTGCAAGTGAATCATTTTTGACAGAAGTGCTTTCTTTTCCTTCCTGTTCTTCTTCAATATAGTTTCCGTTCCGCCCTGGTGTTGGGAAGTTAAATCGTTTAATCATAAAGTTTGCAACAGCAAAGTTTAATCCAAAGAAAACAAGGCAGGCTAGAACGAAGTTGAGTAAATCGAGCCATAATCCTGCTTTTACAATCATTGGTGTTCGCGTAATAAGCTCAATAACCCCAAACGCATGAACACGAACATCAATGATGTCAACGACTGCAAATGCAAGCCCTGTCATAATAGCATAGATAATATAAAGAATTGGTGCTGCAAACATAAACATAAATTCAATTGGTTCTGTTACTCCTGTTAAAAATACAGCTAATCCAGCAGATAAAAACATTGATTTATATTTTGAGCGTTTCTCACGATCAACATTTCGGTACATTGCAAGTGCAATTCCGATTAATGCTGCGCACGATAAAATCATCTGTCCAACTTTAAATCGGGCAGGCGTTACATCATTTAATAATGCTTTATAGCTTTCTGTATCTCCTGCTGAAAGGAAGTTATTTAAGTCTCCAACCCATGCAAGCCATAATGGATCTTGCCCTGCAACAATTGAACCTGCTCCAGGACCCGTTAAAATTTTATATGTTCCTCCAAGTTCTGTATAGTTCACTGGAACCGTTAACATATGATGAAGTCCAAATGGCAGCAAGAGTCGTTCTAATGCCCCAAACACAAACGGAGCTAGGATTGGCGCACTATCACGAGATGTTGCAATCCATTGTCCAAAGCTATTTAATGACCCTTGAATAAATGGCCATATAATCGAGAGAATAAGAGCGGTTACAACAGAACCTGCAATAACAACAAATGGTACAAATCGTTTTCCATTAAAGAATGAGAGCGAATTTGGAAGTTTATCATAGTTATAATATTTATTAAAAAGATTAGCACCTAAAAATCCAGCAATAATTCCAACAAAAACTCCCATGTTTAGGGCTGGTGCGCCTAAAATAGATGTGAAGTAATCTTTTACAATAAGCTCTTGCCCAAATAAAGATTGAACAGTTGCCTCAGGATCTGTAAGCATCTCGCTTTTCACACCAAATATTGCCCCTGTAATTCGGTTCATTAAAATGAATGCGATTAAAGCAGCAAATGCTCCTCCCGCACGTTCCTTTGCCCATGAACCCCCAATTGCAACAGCAAATAAAACGTGAAGGTTGTTAATAATCCCCCAACCGATATCCTCCATAACCAGCGCAATCGTTTGCACAAAGGAGATGTCTGCGCCCATCATTCCTACAAGCTTTCCAAGTGATATCATAATACCAGCTGCAGGCATGACCGCTACAACAACTAATAATGCCTTTCCAAACTTTTGCCAAAAGTCAAATGAAAGAAACTTTTTCATTTTCATTTCTCCTCCCTTTTGAAAAATCTAACCCCTATGTCTGCGCTTACATTTATTAGTCATTTGAAACTCATTTTTTTCAATCTAGTCTATACACTCTTGCTTCATACGGTTGTAGTACAATATGATTAGCATTTTGTTCTTCCTTTATATCATAGTTGCTTAATAACAACTGATATGCGCTCCCTTTATATTCTAAAGGCAAATGGAAGTGAGCACGTTCTTTAAATAAATTTACCATAACAAGTACTTTTTCTTCTCCTAATGTTCTTGTATAAGCATAAATTTTGTCATCTTCTTCAAGAATAAGATGGTAGTCTCCATAAACAAGAACCTCTTTTTCTTTTCTAAGACTAATAAGCTTCTTGTAATAATGATAAAGAGAATGAGGATCATCTAAAGCTTTTTCTACATTGATATTTTTATAGTTTTCATTGACCTTTATCCATGGTGTTCCTTCCGAAAATCCTGCATTTTCTGTTCTATCCCACTGCATCGGAGTTCTGGAATTGTCACGCCCATTTTTCCAAATGATTGGCATGATTTCTTCATGAGACTTTCCTTTTTCTCTTTCTTCCTTATATAAGTTTTTAATTGCTACATCATTATAATCTTTAATGGAAGAAAATTGAACATTTGTCATCCCAATCTCTTGTCCTTGATAAATAAACGGCGTTCCTTGCATAAGAAAATACATTGTTGCTAAAGCTTTTGAGGATTCTAACCAATAGTCACCGTCGTCTCCCCATGTCGAAACAGAACGTGGCTGATCATGATTTTCTAAAAAAAGCGCATTCCATCCGATATTGTGCAATCCTTTTTGCCACTTTGTGAGTACTTCTTTTAATGTACGAATGTCAATCTTTCCATCTATCCCTTTTCCCCAAAGATCTAAATGTTCAAATTGGAAAACCATATTAAACTTTCCTTCTTCTTCTCCAACCCAAAGGGATCCATCCTCAACACTTACACCATTTGCTTCTCCAACTGTCATAATATCATATTTGCTAAATGTTTCTCGTTTTAACTCTTCTAGAAAAGGTTGAATTCCTTCTTTATTCATGTGCCCGGCAAAAGAGGAAACATAGCGTTTACCATCAGGATTAGGCAGATCTGGTAATCCTTCAATTTTTTTAATATGAGAAATAGCATCAACTCTAAATCCATCAATTCCTTTATCTAGCCACCAGTTTACCATCTCGTACAAATTCTCTCTTACAGCAGGATTTTCCCAATTTAAGTCAGGCTGTTTTTTTGAGAAAACGTGTAAATAATAGTCGTCTGTCTCTTCATTGTATTCCCAAGCAGAACCTCCAAAAATAGACTCCCAGTTGTTTGGCTCTCTTGCCTCTTTTCCATCTCTCCAAATATAGTAGTCTCGATATTTATTATCTTTTGAAGAACGAGATTCAATAAACCAAGGATGTTCGTCTGATGTATGATTAATCACAAGATCCATAATAAGTTTCATTCCTCGTTTATGTACCGCTTCTAACAGTTCATCAAAATCGTCTAATGTACCATATTCTTCAGCAATTGCTTTGTAATCGCTAATATCGTAACCGTTATCATCATTAGGCGATTTGTAAATTGGACTAATCCAAATCACATCAATGCCAAGCTCTTTCAAATAATCTAACTTTGATAAGATTCCCTTAATATCCCCGATTCCATCACCATTAGAATCCATAAAGCTTCGCGGATAAATTTGATATGCAATCGCTTCCTTCCACCATTGTTTTTTCATATGAACCTCCCTTTCTATATTTTTAAAATACCACACTCAAGATCATCTGCGCAACCGTTTGCACAAATTTATTATTGAAAAGTTTTACAAAGTTAGAAAGACAAACAACTAGTGTCCAAACACTTTTTTCTATGATGAATATTGTAAAAGGAAAACCTATATAAGGAGTGGTAGTATGACTAGAATCTCAAATTTTCCGGAGCACTTCATCCGCGAGCATGAAACATGGCACCATGAGCATATGAACATGGGGAATCTTCGGGCGGGAGATGGCATTGAATTCCTTTCCTTTCACCGTGAGTTTATGGAAAGATGTCTCGAGTGGTATAACAGCCAAGGATTAAATTTAGATTGGGTTGAACCATGGCGCGCTGTTCCTAATCAAATTAAAAGACATCCGGGATGGACAAGAGAACTTGAAGAAGCTGAAAACCGTATTCGAAGCAACCCTTCTTCTTTCCGTTCTGGTGACGAACTCGGACGCTTTTTGCAGGAAACGTCTTTGCACGATGCTGTCCATGTATTAGGAAGCGAAGTATTTGATGAGCCTGATTTTGGCCGCATTTCTCTCTCTCCAAGAAGTACGCTTTTTTATAACTGGCATCGCCTTATTGATAATTG
This sequence is a window from Priestia filamentosa. Protein-coding genes within it:
- a CDS encoding PTS transporter subunit IIBC, yielding MKKFLSFDFWQKFGKALLVVVAVMPAAGIMISLGKLVGMMGADISFVQTIALVMEDIGWGIINNLHVLFAVAIGGSWAKERAGGAFAALIAFILMNRITGAIFGVKSEMLTDPEATVQSLFGQELIVKDYFTSILGAPALNMGVFVGIIAGFLGANLFNKYYNYDKLPNSLSFFNGKRFVPFVVIAGSVVTALILSIIWPFIQGSLNSFGQWIATSRDSAPILAPFVFGALERLLLPFGLHHMLTVPVNYTELGGTYKILTGPGAGSIVAGQDPLWLAWVGDLNNFLSAGDTESYKALLNDVTPARFKVGQMILSCAALIGIALAMYRNVDREKRSKYKSMFLSAGLAVFLTGVTEPIEFMFMFAAPILYIIYAIMTGLAFAVVDIIDVRVHAFGVIELITRTPMIVKAGLWLDLLNFVLACLVFFGLNFAVANFMIKRFNFPTPGRNGNYIEEEQEGKESTSVKNDSLAPVIIGLLGGQGNIEEVDACMTRLRVTVKDTNLVADEQEWKKNGALGLILKDKGVQAIYGPKADVLKSDIQDVLGA
- a CDS encoding glycoside hydrolase family 13 protein, which produces MKKQWWKEAIAYQIYPRSFMDSNGDGIGDIKGILSKLDYLKELGIDVIWISPIYKSPNDDNGYDISDYKAIAEEYGTLDDFDELLEAVHKRGMKLIMDLVINHTSDEHPWFIESRSSKDNKYRDYYIWRDGKEAREPNNWESIFGGSAWEYNEETDDYYLHVFSKKQPDLNWENPAVRENLYEMVNWWLDKGIDGFRVDAISHIKKIEGLPDLPNPDGKRYVSSFAGHMNKEGIQPFLEELKRETFSKYDIMTVGEANGVSVEDGSLWVGEEEGKFNMVFQFEHLDLWGKGIDGKIDIRTLKEVLTKWQKGLHNIGWNALFLENHDQPRSVSTWGDDGDYWLESSKALATMYFLMQGTPFIYQGQEIGMTNVQFSSIKDYNDVAIKNLYKEEREKGKSHEEIMPIIWKNGRDNSRTPMQWDRTENAGFSEGTPWIKVNENYKNINVEKALDDPHSLYHYYKKLISLRKEKEVLVYGDYHLILEEDDKIYAYTRTLGEEKVLVMVNLFKERAHFHLPLEYKGSAYQLLLSNYDIKEEQNANHIVLQPYEARVYRLD
- a CDS encoding family 14 glycosylhydrolase, giving the protein MKKLWCAFLALSLVFTAFLSPTQAETNENYKLYVMAPLEKITDWEDFKRKLEQLKENGVYALTTDIWWGLVEGEGDNQFDWSYYRKYAEVVETSGLKWVPILSTHQCGGNVGDQCDYPIPTWLWNEDKIENMAFKSESGYINREALAPWWKGTEKQYDELYKSFARHFLDKRELIVKIYLSGGPAGEIRYPSYQGGDSWEYPERGKLQAYSEGAERDFQKAMRKKYATLKNVNNAWGKKLKNWEDIEPPHNADAFFTNSEVYYSQYGKDFMIWYQGALEQHLSKIAKAAHKRFDPLFNVPIGAKISGVHWKMNDPVMPHSAEYSAGYYNYAKLLDQFKASRLALTFTCLEMKDNQAYESPYYSAPETLVAQIANLAKERGISLNGENALALTGNEWGFKNASEKISTHGFDGFTLLRMDYLFDSEGNRTNEFNMMVHYFISP
- a CDS encoding endonuclease/exonuclease/phosphatase family protein, which encodes MKLLTLNCHSWQEDNQLDKLALLAEKVSNEEYDVIALQEVSQHKDSAFIHENVREDNYAFLLKKELERRGKKHYEFIWDFSHIGYSVFEEGVALLTRHPVNEWSSFFISKSEDQNFWKTRKVVGARISYKGENITFYSCHLGWWDDKEEPFQFQVDTLLANIKREQAFYLMGDFNNDASIKGEGYDYLLSQGLYDLYNQAEEKDHGITVEGKIDGWSQNTQNLRLDLILSNVSIQPRCLKTVFNGREQPIISDHFGIEVKI